In one Catenovulum adriaticum genomic region, the following are encoded:
- a CDS encoding type II toxin-antitoxin system RelE/ParE family toxin, translated as MSLTKTTQTLQTPTFKKAVKKLKSNQKSDLNKAVKALVNDPLLGQQKKGDLAFLRVYKFKMVKRLTLLGYSYENGSIVLELITLGSHENFIGI; from the coding sequence ATGAGTTTGACTAAAACAACCCAAACGTTACAAACACCAACCTTTAAAAAGGCGGTTAAAAAGCTAAAGTCAAATCAAAAATCAGACTTGAACAAAGCCGTAAAAGCCTTGGTAAATGACCCATTATTGGGTCAACAAAAGAAAGGCGATTTGGCTTTTTTACGTGTTTATAAATTCAAAATGGTTAAGCGACTTACTTTACTCGGCTATAGCTATGAAAATGGTTCGATTGTTTTAGAATTGATAACCTTAGGCTCACATGAAAACTTTATCGGGATTTGA
- a CDS encoding formate/nitrite transporter family protein: protein MNNIPEHDNVQSDSEKNIVSTDGEILQSGPQVERSKERAQESHDYTSVIIKRIDETFRHPDDILQKAIEEGQLQYARPYLSLMLSSVAAGMIICFTVMLVGIMASITGDLKTGFNKVFIALVYPLGFILVILSRSQLFTEHTATAFYPVLDRKNSYLSMFGLWGVVIIGNLLGGMISASMLAMAESSIHASEGYAIIAEHIVQFSSATLLISAILAGWLMALGAWLTLSTHSTSSQMLCIYIVTFIIGLGGLHHSIAGTVELAVAYMTTEQFELMNIIRAIGVMLIGNAIGGSIFVALLNYSHIRKLEKTD from the coding sequence ATGAATAACATACCCGAGCATGATAACGTACAGTCAGATTCTGAAAAAAACATTGTCTCAACTGATGGCGAGATTTTACAAAGTGGCCCTCAAGTAGAGCGCAGCAAAGAGCGAGCCCAAGAGTCGCACGATTATACCTCTGTCATTATTAAACGCATCGATGAAACCTTTAGACACCCAGACGACATACTGCAAAAAGCGATTGAAGAAGGGCAATTGCAATACGCACGGCCTTATTTGTCTTTAATGTTATCATCGGTTGCTGCCGGCATGATTATTTGCTTTACCGTGATGTTGGTTGGCATTATGGCGTCTATAACGGGCGATTTAAAAACCGGGTTTAATAAAGTATTTATCGCTTTAGTTTACCCGCTAGGGTTTATTTTGGTTATTTTAAGCCGCTCACAATTATTTACTGAACATACCGCCACCGCTTTTTATCCGGTATTAGACAGAAAAAATAGCTATTTAAGTATGTTTGGTCTGTGGGGTGTGGTGATTATAGGTAACTTGCTGGGCGGTATGATTAGCGCCAGTATGCTGGCGATGGCTGAGTCATCTATTCACGCCAGTGAAGGTTATGCCATTATCGCCGAGCATATTGTGCAATTTTCATCGGCAACCTTACTTATTAGCGCTATTTTAGCGGGCTGGCTAATGGCCTTAGGCGCATGGTTAACTTTATCAACGCATTCAACCAGCAGCCAAATGTTATGCATTTATATCGTTACTTTTATTATTGGTTTAGGTGGTTTGCACCACTCGATTGCCGGAACCGTTGAGCTTGCAGTTGCTTATATGACCACAGAACAATTTGAGTTAATGAATATCATTAGAGCCATTGGGGTTATGCTAATAGGCAACGCCATTGGGGGAAGTATATTTGTCGCCCTATTAAATTACAGCCATATTCGTAAATTAGAAAAAACAGATTAA
- a CDS encoding DUF502 domain-containing protein — protein sequence MKFIFQSLLKGLAILLPVIVTIMLLHWLLVTIEALLSPVWKTLLGEQYYVPGLAFLSFLILAVLIGFTSRWNFLDFIWRLPGRIMNKMPLLRNLYGTVNDLFDMMQGKDFADESVVLVTMPGSQMKFIGIVTKRRDQDSNKQDKLTGVMPDDHVSVFLPMAYNVGGYMIIVPIDCVEPIDIKPAEAIQIAISAGLGKGQGKPDKL from the coding sequence ATGAAATTTATATTTCAGTCTTTACTTAAAGGGCTTGCCATTTTATTACCCGTAATCGTCACTATTATGTTGTTGCACTGGCTGTTAGTAACGATTGAGGCTTTATTAAGCCCAGTATGGAAAACACTGTTAGGTGAGCAATATTATGTACCCGGGCTCGCTTTTTTAAGTTTTTTAATACTCGCAGTGCTAATAGGGTTTACCTCGCGTTGGAATTTTCTTGATTTTATCTGGCGTTTACCCGGCAGAATTATGAATAAAATGCCGTTACTACGAAATTTATATGGCACCGTAAACGATTTATTCGACATGATGCAAGGCAAAGACTTTGCTGACGAATCTGTTGTGTTAGTGACCATGCCAGGCAGCCAAATGAAATTTATAGGTATAGTGACTAAACGTCGTGATCAAGATTCAAATAAACAAGATAAACTGACAGGCGTTATGCCAGATGATCATGTATCAGTATTTTTGCCGATGGCTTATAACGTAGGTGGTTATATGATTATAGTGCCAATAGATTGCGTAGAGCCTATTGATATTAAACCTGCCGAAGCCATTCAAATAGCCATTAGTGCGGGCTTAGGAAAAGGGCAAGGTAAACCCGATAAACTGTAA
- a CDS encoding 3'-5' exonuclease, which translates to MFYLEKNKLDQKIEHWPKFYEEQAKTCKNEILKAYYQAGIDPPTTQLKQANLVALDLETTGLDAQRNSIVSVGVVPFSASRIYLSQAKYWVVKPRGQLNESSIVIHGITHSEIEQAQDFSHIMAELFQAISGKVVVAHCASIEKSFLNKALQHRLKEGIQFPVIDTMNLEAKISQYKPLNFWDKFLGREAISLRLGDARNRYHLPYYKPHHALSDALACAELLQAQIAYAYSDNTELAKLWE; encoded by the coding sequence ATGTTTTATTTAGAAAAAAACAAACTCGATCAAAAAATAGAGCATTGGCCAAAATTTTATGAAGAACAAGCAAAAACTTGTAAAAACGAAATACTTAAAGCTTATTACCAAGCCGGAATTGATCCCCCAACAACGCAGCTAAAACAGGCTAATTTAGTTGCATTAGATTTAGAAACCACAGGTTTAGATGCACAGCGAAACTCAATTGTGAGTGTGGGGGTTGTGCCTTTTAGCGCGAGCCGTATTTATTTAAGCCAAGCTAAGTACTGGGTAGTAAAGCCCAGAGGCCAATTAAATGAAAGCTCTATTGTGATTCATGGCATTACCCATTCTGAAATTGAACAAGCGCAAGATTTTAGCCATATCATGGCTGAGTTGTTTCAGGCGATTAGCGGCAAAGTAGTTGTTGCGCACTGTGCCTCAATTGAAAAATCTTTTTTAAATAAAGCGCTGCAACACAGGTTAAAAGAAGGGATTCAATTTCCAGTTATTGATACCATGAACCTAGAAGCAAAAATAAGCCAATATAAACCACTTAATTTTTGGGATAAATTTTTAGGACGCGAAGCGATCTCGCTTAGGCTAGGCGATGCAAGAAATCGGTATCACTTGCCTTACTATAAACCACATCATGCATTGTCTGACGCTTTAGCTTGTGCTGAACTTTTACAAGCGCAAATCGCATATGCTTATTCAGACAACACAGAGTTAGCTAAATTGTGGGAGTAA
- a CDS encoding DUF294 nucleotidyltransferase-like domain-containing protein — protein MQSAEKIEIINFLRELPPFEQLPDTAIEKAASAIDVAYFKAGTQIVNLGVQLDTWHIIRSGSVEVFRRSGALYNRLSEGGFFGELSLLQHRPSRFPVVALEDCLIYLLPESIFSEYFDQFDTFSDLVEVEDKSRLRQLNSRREDANQLMTAQVDVLLGGDPITLPDTATAHQASIKMSEASSSSLLVLNQNQQTCGIVTNTDLRNRLLTPGLPFSTPVTEIMSTQVFSVEHTQQVFEAMLLMLRHNVHHLPVLKHDAAIGIITLPDIIRYETQNSLFVVGRIFKAQNIDELMAIKSEVRASFVRMVREDANSRMIGGAMAVIGRSFKQRLLELAEETLGPPPIDYCFIAMGSMAREEQLIVTDQDNALVLDDSYDEALHGDYFAQLAKIVCDGLAACGYSYCTGGIMATNPKWRQPLRKWKQYFTLWIDKPNPESLLHSAIFFDLQPVYGKTGFAKQLNQLIRHKAKNSTRFLACIARNALLRTPPLGFFREFVMEKSGEQSNSINIKRRGTAPLADIIRVHALAIGSKSHNSFERLDDIIKHKILPNGRGEDLRDALELISIIRIKYQASDLEKAIEPDNNIEPESLSDFERKNLKDAFQIVSDAQKFLRFKYQPGRAN, from the coding sequence ATGCAATCTGCAGAAAAAATTGAAATTATTAACTTTCTGCGTGAGCTACCGCCTTTTGAACAATTGCCAGATACAGCAATAGAAAAAGCGGCATCAGCCATTGATGTCGCTTATTTTAAAGCTGGAACCCAAATTGTAAATTTAGGCGTGCAGCTTGATACTTGGCATATTATTAGAAGCGGATCCGTTGAGGTATTTAGACGAAGCGGTGCTTTATACAATAGATTAAGCGAAGGTGGGTTTTTTGGCGAACTGAGTTTATTACAACACAGGCCCAGCCGCTTTCCGGTTGTTGCACTGGAAGATTGTTTAATTTATTTATTACCAGAATCAATTTTTAGTGAGTATTTTGATCAGTTTGATACCTTTTCAGATTTAGTTGAGGTTGAAGATAAAAGCCGTTTACGCCAGCTCAACTCCCGGCGTGAAGATGCTAATCAATTAATGACAGCACAAGTTGATGTATTGCTTGGTGGCGACCCTATTACCTTACCCGATACGGCAACTGCGCATCAGGCATCAATTAAAATGAGTGAGGCAAGCAGCTCCAGTTTATTAGTGTTAAATCAAAACCAACAAACGTGTGGCATTGTGACTAATACTGATTTGCGCAATCGCTTATTAACGCCGGGTTTGCCTTTTAGCACCCCAGTTACCGAGATAATGTCGACACAAGTTTTTTCTGTTGAGCATACACAGCAAGTTTTTGAAGCCATGTTATTAATGTTGCGACACAATGTGCATCATTTGCCCGTGCTTAAACACGACGCTGCAATTGGTATTATTACCTTGCCCGATATTATTCGTTACGAAACTCAAAATAGTTTATTTGTGGTCGGGCGAATTTTTAAAGCTCAGAATATTGACGAATTAATGGCAATAAAAAGTGAGGTTCGTGCCAGCTTTGTTCGCATGGTACGCGAAGATGCTAACTCGCGTATGATAGGTGGTGCAATGGCGGTGATCGGTCGCAGCTTTAAACAAAGATTACTTGAATTAGCAGAAGAAACGTTAGGGCCACCACCCATTGATTACTGTTTTATCGCAATGGGCTCTATGGCCCGCGAAGAACAGCTAATAGTTACTGACCAAGATAACGCATTAGTACTAGATGATAGCTACGACGAAGCACTACACGGCGATTATTTTGCGCAATTAGCTAAAATAGTATGTGACGGACTTGCCGCTTGCGGATACAGTTATTGCACTGGCGGCATTATGGCAACAAATCCTAAATGGCGACAACCACTCAGGAAATGGAAACAATATTTTACGTTATGGATTGATAAGCCTAACCCTGAATCTTTATTACACTCAGCTATTTTTTTTGATTTACAGCCAGTTTATGGCAAAACAGGTTTCGCTAAACAACTCAACCAGTTAATACGACATAAAGCGAAAAACAGTACGCGCTTTTTAGCTTGTATAGCCCGCAACGCTTTGCTACGCACGCCCCCACTTGGATTTTTTCGGGAATTTGTGATGGAAAAAAGCGGTGAACAATCAAACTCTATCAATATAAAACGCCGAGGCACAGCACCGCTGGCCGATATTATACGGGTTCATGCACTGGCAATAGGCTCTAAATCGCACAACTCGTTCGAACGATTAGACGATATTATAAAGCATAAAATTTTACCAAACGGGCGCGGCGAAGATTTAAGAGATGCGCTAGAGCTTATCTCAATTATCAGAATTAAATACCAAGCCAGTGACTTAGAAAAAGCCATAGAGCCAGATAATAATATAGAGCCAGAATCCTTATCTGACTTTGAGCGAAAAAATTTAAAAGATGCTTTTCAAATTGTCAGTGATGCACAAAAATTTTTACGGTTTAAATATCAGCCCGGCAGAGCGAACTAA
- a CDS encoding BCCT family transporter, with the protein MSEIKDPMIPDGKVNPIETDYQVGQDNIVVNVGPFGLDIHNRVFAISAVSIIAFVVLTLAFKSDVEPVFSSLRGWLISRLDWFFIGSANIFVLICFVLVVSPLGKVRLGGTQAKPDYSYLGWFSMLFAAGMGIGLMFFGVSEPLSHFNSSLGGINIEDGVRVDWAPLDGASGDIENAKRLGMAATIYHWALHPWAIYAVMALGLALFSFNKGLPLTIRSVFYPILGERVWGWPGHLIDLLAVLATLFGLATSLGYGASQAASGLHYLFDVPEGTTTQVILVCGITAIALFSVVAGLDAGVKKLSEINMMLAVALLLFVILVGPTLIILTGFVDNFAAYLQYLPALSNPLGREDVNYSSGWSAFYWAWWISWSPFVGMFIARVSRGRTVREFIISVLLIPSTACILWMSVFGGTAIEQVVSDGYQAVVDAELPLQLFNMLDVLPLASITSFIAIILVIVFFVTSSDSGSLVIDVIAAGGKVDSPTPQRVFWCVFEGLVAIALIVGGGLVALQAMAVSTGFPFTIILLIAAFSMVKGLMSEPRG; encoded by the coding sequence ATGTCAGAAATTAAAGATCCTATGATTCCAGATGGTAAAGTTAATCCGATAGAAACCGACTACCAAGTCGGACAAGATAATATTGTGGTTAACGTTGGACCTTTTGGGTTAGATATTCATAACCGAGTTTTTGCAATATCAGCGGTCAGCATTATCGCTTTTGTCGTATTAACCTTAGCGTTTAAAAGCGATGTTGAACCTGTGTTTTCATCGCTTAGGGGTTGGTTAATTAGCCGTTTAGATTGGTTTTTTATCGGATCGGCTAACATTTTTGTTTTAATCTGTTTTGTTTTGGTTGTCTCCCCTTTAGGTAAGGTACGTTTAGGCGGTACGCAGGCAAAACCTGATTATAGTTATCTTGGTTGGTTTTCTATGCTATTTGCCGCAGGGATGGGCATTGGGCTAATGTTTTTTGGGGTGTCTGAGCCGTTATCTCACTTTAATAGTTCACTTGGTGGAATAAATATAGAAGACGGTGTTAGGGTTGATTGGGCGCCACTTGACGGAGCCAGCGGCGATATTGAAAATGCTAAACGTTTAGGCATGGCGGCCACTATTTATCATTGGGCGTTACACCCTTGGGCAATATACGCCGTTATGGCCTTGGGACTGGCGCTGTTTTCATTTAATAAAGGTTTACCATTAACTATTCGTTCTGTTTTTTACCCTATATTAGGTGAACGAGTTTGGGGGTGGCCGGGCCATTTAATTGATTTATTAGCCGTACTGGCCACTTTATTTGGTTTGGCAACGTCGCTAGGTTACGGCGCATCTCAAGCTGCATCAGGTTTACATTATTTATTTGATGTACCAGAAGGCACTACAACACAGGTTATTTTAGTATGTGGCATTACCGCAATCGCGTTATTTTCGGTGGTAGCGGGGTTAGATGCAGGTGTTAAAAAATTATCTGAAATTAATATGATGCTTGCGGTTGCACTGCTTCTTTTTGTGATCTTAGTTGGCCCGACACTCATTATATTAACGGGTTTTGTAGATAACTTTGCTGCTTATTTACAATATTTGCCCGCATTATCAAACCCACTAGGGCGTGAAGATGTTAATTATTCATCCGGCTGGAGTGCATTTTACTGGGCTTGGTGGATCTCTTGGAGTCCATTTGTGGGCATGTTTATTGCGCGTGTCTCTCGTGGTAGAACCGTAAGAGAGTTCATTATTTCAGTGTTATTAATTCCGTCAACAGCCTGTATTTTATGGATGAGCGTATTTGGCGGCACCGCAATTGAACAAGTGGTATCTGACGGTTATCAAGCGGTCGTTGACGCTGAGTTACCTTTGCAATTATTTAATATGTTAGATGTATTACCTCTTGCTTCTATAACATCATTTATTGCGATTATTTTGGTGATAGTATTTTTTGTAACTTCGTCAGATTCAGGCTCTTTGGTTATTGATGTGATTGCAGCGGGTGGTAAGGTAGATTCACCTACACCACAACGTGTATTTTGGTGTGTATTTGAAGGCTTGGTTGCGATTGCGTTAATTGTTGGAGGGGGCTTAGTTGCACTTCAAGCGATGGCGGTTTCAACGGGTTTTCCTTTTACCATTATTTTACTCATTGCGGCTTTTTCAATGGTGAAAGGGTTAATGTCTGAGCCCAGAGGATAA